In one Streptomyces sp. NBC_00597 genomic region, the following are encoded:
- a CDS encoding FdhF/YdeP family oxidoreductase — MATKPPAGDPAQDAPQVAPPQHAAAGLPAIGHTLRIAQQQMGVARTARTLLKVNQKNGFDCPGCAWPEGDERHTAEFCENGAKAVAEEATLRRVTPDFFAEHSLADLAGRSGYWLGQQGRITEPMYLPESADRYEAVSWERAFEIIAEELTALGSPDEALFYTSGRTSNEAAFLFQLFAREFGTNNLPDCSNMCHESSGSALTETIGIGKGSVSLEDLHQADLIIVAGQNPGTNHPRMLSALEKAKSAGAKIISVNPLPEAGLERFKNPQNPFGMLKGTALTDLFLQIRIGGDQALFRLLNKLVIETEGATDGAFIREHTHGYEDLAAAAENADWAETLTATGLTRPEIEQALAMILASERTIVCWAMGLTQHKHSVATIREVVNLLLLRGNIGRPGAGVCPVRGHSNVQGDRTMGIFERPAPAFLDALDKEFAITSPRGHGYDVVRSIEALRDGDAKVLFAMGGNFVGATPDTDVTEAAIRRASLTVHVSTKLNRSHAVTGRRALILPTLGRTDKDVQASGKQFVTVEDSMGMVHASRGNLAPASPHLLSEPAIVARMARAVLGAASATPWEDFEQDYAAIRDRIARVIPGFEDFNARAARPEGFRLPHAPRDERRFPTKTGKANFTAAPVEYPTIPEGRLLLQTMRSHDQYNTTIYGLDDRYRGITGGRRVVMVHPEDAAQLGLADGSYTDLVSEWKDGVERRAPGFRVVHYPTARGCAAAYYPETNVLVPLDSTADTSNTPASKSVVVRFEPA; from the coding sequence ATGGCCACCAAGCCGCCCGCAGGTGATCCCGCACAGGACGCGCCGCAGGTCGCGCCCCCCCAGCACGCCGCCGCCGGCCTGCCCGCGATCGGGCACACCCTGCGCATAGCCCAGCAGCAGATGGGCGTCGCCCGTACCGCGCGCACCCTGCTCAAGGTCAACCAGAAGAACGGCTTCGACTGCCCGGGCTGCGCCTGGCCCGAGGGTGACGAGCGGCACACCGCCGAGTTCTGCGAGAACGGTGCCAAGGCCGTCGCCGAAGAGGCCACGCTGCGCCGGGTCACCCCGGACTTCTTCGCGGAGCACTCCCTGGCCGACCTCGCCGGGCGCTCCGGCTACTGGCTGGGCCAGCAGGGCCGCATCACCGAGCCGATGTACCTGCCGGAGAGCGCCGACCGGTACGAGGCCGTCTCCTGGGAGCGGGCCTTCGAGATCATCGCCGAGGAACTGACCGCCCTCGGCTCCCCCGACGAGGCCCTCTTCTACACCTCGGGCCGCACCAGCAACGAGGCCGCGTTCCTCTTCCAGCTGTTCGCCCGCGAGTTCGGCACCAACAACCTGCCCGACTGCTCCAACATGTGCCACGAGTCCTCGGGATCCGCCCTGACCGAGACCATCGGCATCGGCAAGGGCAGCGTCTCCCTCGAAGACCTCCACCAGGCCGACCTGATCATCGTCGCCGGACAGAACCCGGGCACCAACCACCCTCGCATGCTCTCCGCCCTGGAGAAGGCCAAGTCCGCCGGCGCAAAGATCATCTCGGTGAACCCGCTGCCCGAGGCCGGCCTGGAACGGTTCAAGAACCCCCAGAACCCCTTCGGCATGCTCAAGGGCACCGCCCTCACCGACCTCTTCCTGCAGATCCGCATCGGCGGCGACCAGGCCCTCTTCCGCCTCCTCAACAAGCTCGTCATAGAGACGGAGGGCGCCACCGACGGCGCCTTCATCCGCGAGCACACCCACGGCTACGAGGACCTCGCGGCCGCCGCCGAGAACGCCGACTGGGCCGAGACCCTCACCGCCACCGGCCTGACCCGGCCCGAGATCGAGCAGGCGCTGGCCATGATCTTGGCCTCGGAGCGCACCATCGTCTGCTGGGCCATGGGCCTCACCCAGCACAAGCACTCCGTCGCCACCATCCGCGAGGTCGTCAACCTCCTGCTGCTGCGCGGCAACATCGGCCGCCCCGGCGCCGGCGTCTGCCCCGTCCGCGGCCACTCCAACGTCCAGGGCGACCGCACCATGGGCATCTTCGAACGCCCCGCGCCCGCGTTCCTCGACGCCCTCGACAAGGAATTCGCCATCACCTCGCCGCGCGGCCACGGCTACGACGTGGTCCGCTCCATCGAGGCCCTGCGCGACGGCGACGCCAAGGTCCTCTTCGCGATGGGCGGCAACTTCGTCGGCGCCACCCCCGACACCGACGTCACCGAGGCCGCGATCCGCCGCGCCTCCCTGACCGTCCACGTCTCCACCAAGCTCAACCGCTCCCACGCGGTCACCGGCCGGCGCGCCCTGATCCTGCCCACCCTCGGCCGCACCGACAAGGACGTACAGGCGAGCGGCAAGCAGTTCGTCACCGTCGAGGACTCCATGGGCATGGTCCACGCCTCCCGCGGCAACCTCGCCCCCGCCTCCCCGCACCTGCTCTCCGAGCCCGCGATCGTCGCCCGCATGGCCCGCGCCGTCCTCGGCGCCGCCTCCGCCACCCCGTGGGAGGACTTCGAGCAGGACTACGCCGCCATCCGCGACCGGATCGCCCGCGTGATCCCCGGCTTCGAGGACTTCAACGCCCGCGCCGCCCGCCCCGAGGGCTTCCGCCTCCCGCACGCCCCCCGCGACGAACGCCGCTTCCCCACCAAGACCGGCAAGGCCAACTTCACCGCCGCGCCCGTCGAGTACCCCACCATCCCCGAGGGCCGGCTGCTGCTGCAGACCATGCGCAGCCACGACCAGTACAACACCACCATCTACGGCCTCGACGACCGCTACCGCGGGATCACCGGCGGCCGTCGCGTCGTCATGGTCCACCCCGAGGACGCCGCGCAGCTCGGGCTCGCGGACGGCTCGTACACGGACCTCGTCAGCGAGTGGAAGGACGGCGTCGAGCGGCGCGCGCCCGGCTTCCGCGTCGTGCACTACCCGACCGCCCGGGGCTGCGCGGCCGCCTACTACCCCGAGACGAACGTGCTGGTCCCGCTCGACTCCACCGCGGACACCAGCAATACCCCCGCGAGCAAGTCCGTCGTCGTGCGCTTCGAACCGGCCTGA
- a CDS encoding hotdog fold thioesterase, with product MGEQHAVKFPQEVLDEYAALGIDLPALFSAGDLGQRMDIRILEASAERVVGTMPVKGNTQPYGLLHGGASAVLAETLGSVGAMMHGGITKVAVGVDLNCTHHRGVRSGTVTGVATPVHRGRSTTTFEIVISDEEGRRVCSARLTCLLRDADPAAAGA from the coding sequence ATGGGTGAGCAGCACGCTGTGAAGTTCCCGCAGGAGGTCCTCGACGAGTACGCGGCCCTGGGCATCGACCTGCCCGCGCTGTTCTCGGCAGGCGACCTGGGCCAGCGGATGGACATCCGCATCCTCGAAGCCTCGGCCGAGCGGGTCGTCGGCACCATGCCGGTCAAGGGCAACACCCAGCCGTACGGGCTGCTGCACGGCGGGGCCTCCGCCGTACTGGCCGAGACCCTCGGCTCGGTCGGAGCGATGATGCACGGCGGCATCACCAAGGTCGCCGTCGGCGTGGACCTGAACTGCACCCACCACCGGGGCGTCCGCTCCGGCACGGTCACCGGCGTCGCCACCCCCGTGCACCGCGGCCGCTCCACCACCACCTTCGAGATCGTGATCAGCGACGAGGAGGGCCGGCGGGTGTGCAGCGCCCGGCTGACCTGCCTGCTGCGCGACGCGGACCCCGCCGCCGCCGGGGCCTGA
- a CDS encoding branched-chain amino acid ABC transporter substrate-binding protein, giving the protein MRHRSLLVLTTVITTGALTLTACGSRDEAKGGDKADGSKTVVVIGVDAPLTGSLSALGQGIKNSVDLAAKTANKNNEVPGIEFKVEALDDQAVPASGQANATKLVGNKDVIGVVGPLNSGVAQSMQGVFGSANLAQVSPANTNPSLSQGDNWGKGEFKRPFKTYFRTAATDVVQGKFAAQYLFKDAGKKKVFVVDDKQTYGAGLAAIFSDEFKKLGGEVVGTDHVTVKETDFSSTADKVKSSGADSVYFGGQYPEGGLLADQVKKTGANIPLMGGDGIQDPAFITASGEANEGDLSTSIGYPVEKLPTAKTFIADYQAAGYKDPYAAYGGYSYDAGWSVIQAVKAVVAANSGKLPTDARAKVVEALSKVSFEGVTGKVAFDEYGDTTNKQLTVYKVEGGKWVDVKSDTFNQ; this is encoded by the coding sequence GTGCGACACCGTTCTCTGCTCGTCCTCACCACCGTGATCACCACGGGAGCACTGACCCTCACCGCTTGCGGTTCGCGCGACGAGGCGAAGGGCGGGGACAAGGCCGACGGCTCCAAGACCGTCGTCGTCATCGGCGTGGACGCCCCCCTTACCGGCTCGCTCTCCGCGCTCGGCCAGGGCATCAAGAACTCCGTCGACCTCGCGGCCAAGACGGCCAACAAGAACAACGAGGTCCCGGGCATCGAGTTCAAGGTCGAAGCCCTCGACGACCAGGCGGTCCCGGCCTCCGGCCAGGCCAACGCCACCAAGCTCGTCGGCAACAAGGACGTCATCGGCGTCGTCGGCCCCCTGAACTCCGGCGTCGCCCAGTCCATGCAGGGCGTCTTCGGCTCCGCCAACCTGGCGCAGGTCTCCCCCGCCAACACCAACCCCTCGCTCAGCCAGGGCGACAACTGGGGCAAGGGCGAGTTCAAGCGCCCCTTCAAGACCTACTTCCGCACCGCCGCCACCGACGTGGTCCAGGGCAAGTTCGCCGCCCAGTACCTCTTCAAGGACGCCGGCAAGAAGAAGGTCTTCGTCGTCGACGACAAGCAGACCTACGGCGCCGGCCTCGCCGCGATCTTCTCCGACGAGTTCAAGAAGCTCGGCGGCGAGGTCGTCGGCACCGACCACGTCACCGTGAAGGAGACCGACTTCTCCTCCACCGCCGACAAGGTCAAGTCCTCCGGCGCCGACTCCGTCTACTTCGGCGGCCAGTACCCCGAGGGCGGCCTCCTCGCCGACCAGGTCAAGAAGACCGGCGCCAACATCCCGCTCATGGGCGGCGACGGCATCCAGGACCCCGCCTTCATCACCGCTTCCGGCGAGGCCAACGAGGGCGACCTCTCCACCTCCATCGGCTACCCGGTCGAGAAGCTCCCCACCGCCAAGACCTTCATCGCCGACTACCAGGCCGCCGGCTACAAGGACCCCTACGCGGCTTACGGCGGCTACTCCTACGACGCCGGCTGGTCCGTCATCCAGGCCGTCAAGGCCGTCGTCGCCGCCAACAGCGGCAAGCTGCCCACCGACGCCCGCGCCAAGGTCGTCGAGGCCCTCAGCAAGGTCTCCTTCGAAGGCGTGACCGGCAAGGTCGCCTTCGACGAGTACGGCGACACCACCAACAAGCAGCTCACGGTCTACAAGGTCGAGGGCGGCAAGTGGGTCGACGTCAAGAGCGACACCTTCAACCAGTAG
- a CDS encoding branched-chain amino acid ABC transporter permease: MHELPQQLANGLALGALYGLIAIGYTMVYGIVQLINFAHGEIFMIGGFGAVTTYAALPSGTSLLVAIPLMIIGGAIASVAVATAAERFAYRPLRSAPRLAPLITAIGLSIVLQQLVWGFYPDAKKAVSFPEFTGEAFKITSSLSIQRSDAFVLILAPLCMLALGAFVQKSRSGRAMQATAQDPDTAKLMGINTDRIIVMAFAIGAAFAAVAAVAYGLDKGQINFEMGFILGLKAFTAAVLGGIGNIYGAMVGGVVLGLAEALSIAYIEDIPGMQQLGGGAWSNVWAFVLLIVVLLVRPQGLLGQRVADRA; this comes from the coding sequence GTGCACGAACTGCCGCAACAGCTGGCCAACGGCCTTGCCCTCGGTGCCCTCTATGGCCTCATAGCCATCGGGTACACCATGGTCTACGGCATCGTCCAGCTCATCAACTTCGCCCACGGCGAGATCTTCATGATCGGCGGCTTCGGCGCCGTCACCACCTACGCCGCCCTCCCAAGCGGCACCTCCCTGCTGGTGGCGATACCGCTCATGATCATCGGTGGCGCGATCGCCTCCGTAGCCGTCGCAACCGCGGCGGAACGCTTCGCGTACCGCCCCCTTCGCAGCGCCCCCCGACTCGCACCGCTCATCACCGCGATCGGCCTCTCCATCGTCCTTCAGCAGCTCGTCTGGGGCTTCTACCCCGACGCCAAGAAGGCCGTCAGCTTCCCCGAATTCACCGGCGAAGCCTTCAAGATCACCTCAAGCCTCTCCATCCAGCGTTCCGACGCCTTCGTCCTCATCCTCGCCCCCCTCTGCATGCTCGCCCTCGGCGCCTTCGTCCAGAAGAGCCGCAGCGGCCGCGCCATGCAGGCCACCGCGCAGGACCCGGACACCGCGAAGCTGATGGGCATCAACACCGACCGCATCATCGTCATGGCCTTCGCCATCGGTGCCGCGTTCGCCGCCGTCGCCGCCGTCGCCTACGGCCTCGACAAGGGCCAGATCAACTTCGAAATGGGCTTCATCCTCGGCCTCAAGGCGTTCACCGCAGCCGTCCTCGGCGGCATCGGCAACATCTACGGCGCCATGGTCGGCGGCGTGGTCCTCGGCCTCGCCGAGGCCCTCTCCATCGCCTACATCGAAGACATCCCGGGCATGCAGCAGCTCGGCGGCGGAGCCTGGTCCAACGTCTGGGCCTTCGTACTCCTCATCGTCGTCCTGCTCGTGCGGCCACAAGGCCTCCTCGGCCAGCGCGTCGCGGATAGGGCGTGA